In Chiloscyllium punctatum isolate Juve2018m chromosome 52, sChiPun1.3, whole genome shotgun sequence, a single genomic region encodes these proteins:
- the LOC140470552 gene encoding histone H2B 1/2-like, translated as MTPSVYKRGTPSPLSFILCLTVSGAMADEKKAHTDKAQQTSKKGAKKIIKKAPSKGGKRRKRTRKESYSIYIYKVMKQVHPDTGISSKAMSIMNSFVNDIFERIAGEASRLAHYNKRSTISSREIQTAVRLLLPGELAKHAVSEGTKAVTKYTSSK; from the exons ATGACGCCGTCAGTCTATAAAAGGGGAACTCCGAGCCCACTTTCCTTTAttctgtgtctgacagtgagtgGCGCTATGGCTGATGAGAAGAAAGctcatacagac AAAGCTCAGCAAACCTCCAAGAAGGGCGCGAAGAAAATCATCAAGAAGGCGCCATCGAAGGGCGGTAAGAGGAGGAAAAGGACTAGGAAAGAAAGTTACTCCATCTACATCTACAAAGTGATGAAGCAGGTTCACCCCGACACCGGCATCTCCTCCAAGGCCATGAGCATCATGAACTCGTTCGTCAACGATATTTTCGAGCGTATCGCGGGGGAGGCTTCCCGCCTGGCCCATTACAACAAGCGCAGCACCATCAGCTCCCGGGAGATCCAGACCGCCGTGcggctgctgctgcccggggagCTGGCCAAGCACGCCGTGTCGGAGGGCACAAAGGCGGTGACCAAGTACACCAGCTCCAAGTGA